GCCTTCCAGCGTCGATTCGGCGCGGATGAATTCATCGTGATCGAGCAGGATGATGCCGTTCTGGTCCTGTACCGGCACCAGTGATTTGTTGAACGACCCATCCGCCCTCGCCCGCGCAGCTTTTTGTTGCGAGTGCAGCGCGTAGGCATCGACGTCCTGACGGCTGAAACCTTCGATGGTGGCGATCAGGTCGGCGCCGACGCCTTGCGGGGTGAAATGGCTGTGCAGGTTGGTTGCCGGGTCCAGCGCCCATGCGCCGCCGTCGCTGCCCATCGGCACGCGCGACATCGACTCGACGCCGCCGACCACCACCAGATCCTCGAAACCGGAACGAACTTTCATTGCGCCGAGGTTCACCGCTTCCAGGCCCGAAGCGCAGAACCGGTTGATTTGCACGCCCGCGACGCTGACGTCCCAATCGGCAACTTGCGTGGCGGTCTTGGCGATGTCCGAACCTTGATCGCCGATCGGCGTGACGCAACCGAGCACCACGTCATCGACCTGGCTGGTGTCGAGGGACGTGCGTTGTTGCAACGCCGTCAGCAACCCGGCCACCAGGTTCACCGGTTTGACGCTGTGCAGCGCGCCATCAGCCTTGCCTTTGCCACGGGGCGTGCGTAGCGCGTCGAAAATCAAAGCTTGGGTCATGACGTCCTCGAACCTGTACGGGGAGTGAATGCTGAGTGGTCACCTTAAGCCCAGCGGCGTTGGATTCAATGACCGCAATGCTCATCGACGTTGACGCTCACGCTCAGACGGACGGTAGTCAGCTATCGGATTAACCGTTTCAGGTGACCAAGGTGTCTAGCCAACGGGCGTCCACGCAGCTGGCGATAGGCCTCATGCCTTTTTAAGAGCTTTTTTCCTGCACACCAGACGAAATGGATCTAAACCACGAGTGACGCGGGCTCTAAGGTGAACATGTACGAAGTTGTCGTCGGGTTTTGCCGAGGCACTCGTCTTACAGGAAGTGCAGCGCTTTGCCGTCATGGAGATATGCAGGCAGGCATCAGCAAATAACAAAAAAGGCGGTCAGCCATGTTCAAACATTCGAAAGTACGTCAAGCGGGACTCATCTTATTCGCCACCACGCTGTTGTTGATTTTGCCCAACCTGACCAAGGTGATTGGTTAGGCGGCTGATCGAAAACGGCGCCAGGTTTTGTTATCGCCCGAACGGCTTTGATTGGAAAAGTTGCCTGGCTCGCTACCCGAGCCAGCGTGGGTGTGCCAACCTTCCCGGCACTTCCACGACATGGACGGCGATCATTTGAGAGCTTTTTTACTGATTGGGGCCATGCTGTTCGGCACGCCCCTGTTTGCCGCACAGCTGAACCTGCAGCTGGGCGCGAGCACTCGCACCTGGCAGACCGAGGAGTTGCTCAAGCATCCTCAAGTCCAGACCATCAATATCAGCAACGACGTTTCCTACAAACGCGACATGCGCTATCAAGCGGTGCCGCTGGCGGCGTTGTTGACTGGCGTTAAACCTGAAGATCATCTGCAAGCCGTGGCACTCGATGGTTTTGCTGCTGAATTGGCGGCCGCGCCGTTGCTCAATAAGCACGGCGCGCAGGCTTGGCTGGCGATTGAAGATCCGGGCAAACCGTGGCCGGCGCTGTCGGCGAGCAAGCCCAGCGCCGGGCCGTTTTATCTGGTCTGGACCGATCCGCAGGCCGGCGATATCAGCCCCGAGCAATGGCCGTTTCAGGTCGCCAGCATCAAGCGCATGGCGCCGGTGGCCGAGCGCTTTCCGGCGTTGTTGCCGGATCCGGCGTTGAAGGCGGACGATCCGGTGAATCAGGGATTTGCGCTGTTTCAGCAGAATTGCCTGGCGTGCCATCGGCTTAATGGCGCGGGCGATGCGCAGTTTGGGCCGGACCTGAATATCCCGTACAACCCCACCGAATATTTCGGCGTCGACTTCCTCAAACGCTACATCCGCGACCCGCAAAGCCTGCGCCATTGGCCACAGGCGAAAATGCCGGGCTTCTCCGAGCAGGTATTGCCGGCGGCGGACCTGGATAAGTTGGTCGCGTATCTGCAACACATGGCCGGGCGCAAAACCCAGCCGTGACACGCGCTCACTCCAATACACCCAATCCCTGTGGGAGCCGAGCTTGCTCGCGATAGCGGTGGGTCAGCCGATGCAGTTCTTTCTGGCAGGACGCCTTCGCGAGCAAGCTCAGCTCCCACAAGGGCGAAACGCACGCAACCCCTGTGGGAGCCAAGCTTGCTCGCGATAGCGGTGGGTCAGGCAATAGAGTTGTGTCTGATCGGACGCCTTCGCGAGCAAGCTCAGCTCCTACAAGGATTTGTGCCTGCGCAAAAACGAGAACGGCCAACCCGAAGGTCAGCCGTTAGTGGATGTTGTCGCTGTTCATAGTGTTATGCGAGTAGCCCTCGTACCTCCTGCTTGACGCCCCAGCCCTCGATAATTCCGCCCAGAGGCTCGACCACCGCCTCGAAATCCTGCTCGAAATCGCCAATACCGTCGTAGGTGGCGTGCATCACTTTGCTTAATTCCAAATGCCAGGCGCCGTCGTCACGCACGCTGACCTGCGCGTTCAGCGATTCACCACAAAAATGCACTGCTGCTCTGCGGGCCCGTTCCTCGTCCGGGAAAATTGCGTAAAACTCGATGGGATGGAACCGTGAAAAATCGAAACCGCCTTCCTTCATGCGGCGCAGCACGCTGGTGCTGATGTCTTCTTGATAGGCTGTGCTCATGAATCGTCCTCCTGAAAAATATGGATAGACTTTCCGTACTCCCATTGCCCGCGACCGATTGGCGAGGACATTACGCCAACCCGTCATCAGGTTGCCGCCGGGGTTTAAGCATGTAGCTGACAAGACCAGACCTTAGCGATCCAATCGCTGATCTCGCTTGCAGAGTAGCCCCATCTCGGAGCTGCTGCCAAGGTCTGGTTGAGAATGAGACAGATGAGGTTCAGGCAGGCGTAATGCCGAGGATTTCTATGCTGTTCTGGGTTTTCAGACTTTTGACGCTGGCATCAGTGGTCCGGCCTTCCAGATCATTCAGATCCAGCTCGGCAGCCACCGGCAGGAATCGAGCCTTGATGAGTTTGGCGGCGTGCTCGTTATCCGGGCATTCCTCGCACTCGAAGACTTCATCGACCGTTTCACCGTGATCATCTACGAAAGTGATTTTCCACTTTGACATCAGTGCCTCCTCGATCAAACCCGCAAATGGGCTTACAACTATCTGGACTTTTGCACTGTGTGATCGTTCAAACGGATTGCGTCACTGGGTCAGCAAAAACTTACCGCAACCCTGTAGAAGCAAAGCTTGCTCGCGAAGACGCTGTATCAGTCAAAACATCTGTCGACGGGTACACCGCTTTCGCGAGCAAGCTCTGCTCCTACGGGGATTTCGTTGCTTCGGAACGGGTTAGTCGTTACTTGGCTTGTTGATCGCGTTCAACACGTACTGCGGCATGGCGAAGGCGCCGATGTGCACTTCCGGGTTGTAGTAACGGGTAACGATGCCGCTGCCGGCGAAGCGCTGTTGCAGGGTTTCGCGCGACAGTTTGCGGTAAGCGGTGTTGGTCGCGCCCCAGGCAAACGTCATCGCGCCGCCAATGTAAGTCGGCACTGCGGCTTGATAGAAATGCCAGTCCGGGAACAGGCTGCGCAGGCGTCCGGCGGTGGTTTGCACTTCGCCCAGTTGCATGAACGGCGTGCCGTTTTGCGTCACCAGAATGCCGCCCTCGTTCAGGCAGCGGTGGCACGCCTGGTAGAAGTTCTCCGAGAACAGCACTTCGCCCGGCCCGATCGGGTCGGTGGAGTCGGAGATGATCACGTCGAATTTTTCCGTGGTGGTGGCGACGAACCGCATGCCGTCGTCGATGACCAGGTTCAGCCGTGGGTCGTCGTAAGCACCCTTCGAGTGGTTCGGCAGAAACTCTTTGCACATGTCGACCACGGTGCCGTCAATCTCGACCATGGTGATGTGCTCGACGCTGCCGTGTTTCGCTACTTCGCGCAGCATGCCGCCGTCGCCGCCGCCGATGATCAGCACACGCTTGGCGGCGCCGTGGGCGAGGATCGGCACGTGGGTGAGCATTTCGTGGTAGATGAATTCGTCGGCTTCGGTGGTCTGGATCACACCGTCCAGCGCCATGACCCGGCCCATGCGCGGGTTTTCGAAGATCACCAGATGCTGGTGTTCGGTGCGCACTTCGTGCAGCAGTTTTTCCATGCGAAAACGCTGGCCGTAGCCTTCGTACAGGGTTTCCAGGTATTCGCTGGTCTTGGTGGTGCTCATGGGAAGTGCTCCGATGAATGCGGCGGCAACGGACGGTTACCCGCCCATGATGGCCAATCGAAAGGCTCGATTGCCCGGGAAAGGCGCGCATTCTACGTTGCGGAACATGACAGGTCGAACCTCACATGATCACGCACCGAATTCCTGCAGGAGCGAGGCTTGCCCGCGACGGCGTAGTGTCAGTCGATATCAATGTCGAATGACACGACCTCTTCGCGGGCAAGCCTCGCCCCTGCAGGGGAGCCGGGTACAAGGTCAGATGCGCACATTGCCTCGTGGTCCGGCGATGGCCCAGATGATCAGGCCCAGCACCGGCAGCAACAGGATCAGCAGCACCCAGACGATTTTCATCCCGGTGGTAGCGCCGCTTTTCAGCACGTTGATGATGGCCCAGATGTCGAGGGCGAAAATGATCAGGCCAATCAGACCGTTAAACGTCGAACCCATGGTGTTGCTCCCTAGATAGTGGCATGCAGTCTTAGGATAGCCGGCCCTGACGAGGGTTCCGTTTTATTGCATTAAACGTGAATCGCCACTTTCAGCGCTTCCAGAGACGGCGCGGCAGCGATGCCGACTTCGGCGCACAACTGCAGAACACGCGGCACGTCGTTGCCGTAAACCAGCACCACTTGCAGTTCGTCGTCGAGCAACTGGCTGAAGTTCATCAGCGTGTAACCGCCGTTTTCCTTGTTCATGCTGCTCATCTGCACCTGGATGCGGTTGAGCGCCGTCAGGGCTTCAGTCTTGGCCAGTTGCTTGGGTTTGACGTTGAAGTCGACGCCGGGGCCGAACGAGGCGACGATCTGCGCGAACAAGTCCATGTAGGTGTCAGCCTGAAACAGGACGGTTTCCGGCAGACTGCCGACCACCACCCACTCGCCCAATGGCATCGGGAAGGTGTCGTCGTAGTTGATGTCGGGATTGGCTGTCAGGAAAGCTTGCGGATCAGCGTAGGCCTGCGCCGCTTCGTCAGCGATCTTGAGGATTTCGTCATCGCCCATGCACCCGGAGCTGATTTTGCTGATGAGTTCGACGAGTGCGGTTTTCATGGCGCGGATCCTGTAGCGAAGGAGAATTTTGAGGGCGCGAAGGATACAGCATTACGCCGCCCATTGACGCTGTAGGAGCCTGGCTTGCCCGCGATGACATCAGCAAAATCGCCATCGCGGGCAAGCCAGGCTCCTACGGGATCAGCGGCAGGTTCGGGTTCAGGCCAGCAGCTTCTCCAGTTGCGCCATGGTATCCACCGCGCCCATGGTTTTCGCCGCATCGATTGCGGTCACGCCATTGGCGTCCTTGGCGCGCGGGTCGGCACCTTTGCTGATCAGGTAATCGACGATTTCCACGCGGTTGAACATCGCCGCCATCATCAGCGCCGTGCGGCCATCGAACGACGAGCCGTCAACCTGCGCCCCGCCTTCCACCAGCGCTTTGACCACCGCCAGATCGCCCTTGTACGCGGCGCCGGCAATCGGGCTCTGGCCGTTGTCGTTGCGGATCTCGGGATCGGCCTTGTGCTCGAGCAATACTTTCACCGTCTCGGCGTGACAGTGGTACGCAGCGAGCATCAACAACGTGTCGCCCTTGTGGTTGCGCAGGTTCGGCGGCAAGCCTTTGGTCAGCAGCGCAGCCATCATCGCGGCATCGCCCTCGCGCGCTTTGTTGAACACCTGTTCGGCAAATTCAGCAGCTTCTTCGGGCGTCATCTGGCGGCTTTGGTCTGACATAGGGACTCCATAATTGGTCGTTCGCAAAAGCCGACAGTTTCCCGAGCGCCCTCGCGCCTGTCACTCATTTTTTCTCATGCGCTGCCATAGCCAGATTTAATAGCGGTACTTGCCCGCGTAAATATCTGCCAGTACCTGCGTGGTCACTTGCACGTAAGTCTGGCTGCCCGGCAGCCACGCATAGATCGGATCATCAGCGGTTTTGCCCGGATCGAAACCCTCATCCTTGAGCCGGGTTTTCTGATATTTGAAGGTCCCGGTGGTTTCCATTTTGACCTTCACCCGCAGAAACAACGGCACTGCGTACGCCGGCATTTGTGCCTGCAAAAAACTCAGCAATTCGCTGAAATCCAGGGTCGCCAGCGACTCGGCCGGCGTGATCGCGGCCATGCCGGCGCGGCCATTGGTGTTGCAGATTTCCACGCCGTACGCCACGGCTTCGGAAATGTTCGGGTGCAGCAGCAGAATGTTTTCGACTTCGGTGGTCGAGACGTTTTCGCCCTTCCAGCGATAAGTGTCGCCCAAGCGATCAACAAACTGCGCATGGCCAAAACCGATGTTGCGCAACAAGTCGCCGGTATTGAAATAGCGGTCGCCTTTGCTGAACACATCGCGGAGCACGACTTTTTCGGTTTTCTGCGGATCGGTGTAGCCGTCCAGCGGCGCTTTGTCGTCGATTCTGGCGAGCAATAAACCCTGCCCGCCCTTGGCGACTTTGCTCATCAAACCCTTGGCGTTGCGAATTGGCGCGCCGCTGTCGTGGTCGTACGCCACCAGCTCCCAGTTCATCAATGAGAAACCGATGGTGTTGTCGAAGTTGAGAATGTTGCTGAAACCAATGTTGCCGTCGCTCGCCGCGTAGAGCTCGCAGATGTGGCCGACGCCGAAGCGCGTCTTGAATTGTTGCCACGCGCCGGGGCGCAGGCCGTTGCCGATCATCTTGGTCACGCCGTGTTGGTTGTCATCGGCGCTGGGCGGTTGATCGACCAGGTAACGGCACAATTCGCCGACATAACCGAGGGTGGTCGCGCGGTATTTGCGCACGTCGCTCCAGAACTGGCTGGCGCTGAATTTGCGGCGAATCGCAAACGCCGAGGCGCCGCTGATCGCCGAGCCCCAGCACACGCACAGGCCGGTGGCGTGATACAGCGGCAACGGGCAATAGACGACGTCTTCGGGGCGCATGTCCAACGCGATCAAACCAAAACTCGCCGAGCTGCGCATCCAGCGCCCGTGTTTGAACACGCCGGCCTTGGGCAGCCCGGTGGTGCCGGAGGTGTAGATGTAAAAGCAGGTGTCATCGCAAAACACCTGTTGGCTGCTTGGCGGGTTGTGGTTTCGGCTGGCGTCGCCAGCGTCGGCGCTGACTTCCATCAAGTTGATAAAGCCGTCGGGCGAAATGCCCGGACTGCCATAAGTTTCGCGGTCGGCGACAAACCAGGTGCGGGTTTCGGCAATCGCTACGCGCTGGCGGACTGCGGAATACGCCGGCACCAGCTCTTCGCCGACGATGATCGCGACCGGCGCCACGAGGTTAAGGCTGTGAACCAGCGCGTCACGAGTCTGCGAAGTGTTGAGCAACGCGCTGATCGCGCCGACCTTGGCCACGGCGAGAATGCTCACCAGCAGTTCCGGGCGGTTCTCGATGAAAATCGCCACCGCGTCGCCCTTGCCGATGCCTTGGCTGATCAGATGATGAGCGATGCGATTGGCCCACTGATTGACCTGCGCATAGGTCAGCGCCACGTCGTTTTGCAGCAGCGCGAGGCCGTCGGGGTTGCGCAAAGTCGCCTGTTCGAAGGTCCAGGCAAGGCCACACGGTTGGGTCGGGTCCTTGACGTTGGCGACTTTCATGCCCTTCACCACGCGGGGAATGGCTTTGGCGATCGTCGGTAATTTGCGGAGCATCATGCCCCAGGTGATCGTGTCGCGCATGGTAGCTCCCGGTCGGTCTTCTTATTATCGGGCGGCATGGAATGAGCCCGAAAATACGTCAGCCGTTCCGACGCTGTACACGCGGTTTTTGCAATGTTTTGTATCCGCTGCCGGGACACGCGAAAACACGATCCTTGCTTGTGCCTTTGGTTCCGTTGAATCGTGCAAAACCACGCAAAATGCAGGATGCACGATGGCTATTCATGCAGATTGCACGAAAGCACAAATTCGACATATAAATAACTTGTTGATTTATAACGATTTTTTAATTGCCTCGTGCTGGCACAATCACTGCAACTACCTCTCCATGCTTGCTAATCAAGTGCTAACGGAGCTGATAGACATGAGCCTGATCCAAGAAAAATTTAACTCCCTGTTCTCCAACTTCGACGTGACCACCCAGGCTCGACCTGACGGTGGCATCCTGCTGACATTGCGCAGCGCCGAAGGCAAAGTGTTCAAACGCTCGATCTCTTACCAGCAGTTGCACGCTGGCGATCAGTTGTCGTGGGTGATCAGCGCGATCCGCCGTGACCTGGCTGAACAGGCCAGTGAACTGCCGCAGATTTCGATGCTGCAGAGCCAACAACGATTTGCCCTGCCGACGTACCACTCGGCGTAAATCGTTCGACGCTGCAAACAGACAGGCCGTGAGCGTTATCGCTTCACGGCCTGAGTTGTTTGTGGGGTCTGCAACCCTATTGAATCCTGCGCACACCCTGTGGGAGCGAGCTTGCTCGCGATGGCGGTCTAGCAGTCATCCATTGGTTAACTGATCGGACGCTATCGCGAGCAAGCTCGCTCCCACAGGGATTGTGGTGTTGCGCAGGTTTGGTGGTTTAGAACACGCAGGGATCGATTTTGCCGAAGCTGTCGACGGTCACGTGCCCTGCCAACTCGCCACCCTCACGCGCCAACCCGCACGTTGCCATGCCCGCAGTTCGCGCCGCGTCGAGTTCTTCGACGATGTCGGACAGGAACAGAATCTCCCCCGCTGTCACGCCAATCGCCTGGGTAATGCGCTGATACGACTGCGCCTCACGTTTCGGCCCGGAGGTCGTGTCGAAATACCCGCTGAACAGCGGCGACAAATCCCCCGCCTCCGAGCAACCGAAGATCAGCTTCTGTGCCTGGATCGAGCCGGAGGAATACACAAACAGTTGAAAACCGTCCTGATGCCAGCGCTTCAGCGCGTCAACCGCGTCCGGGTAAACGTGGCCCTTCAACTGCCCGGCCTGATAACCCTGCTCCCAGACCATGCCCTGGATTGCCTTCAGCGGCGTGGCTTTGCGGTCTTCGGCGATCCAGCCCAGCAGAATCTCGATGACTCGCTCGACATCCGCCTGCGGTTCATTGCTGTCACGGCGCACGGCATCCAGTTGCTCGGCGACATCGGCGCGACCAGCGTTTTGCCGAACGAAGTCCGGCAAGTGTTTGGCGGCGTACGGGAACAGCACGTCGAAGACAAAACTCACCGCGCTGGTGGTGCCTTCGATGTCGGTGAGAATCGCTTTGATCGGCATCGGCTCAGTCCTCCAGGCGTGGGAAACGGCTGGCGATGTCTTCGCCGGTGAATTTGGCCACCCAGCCTTCAGCATTGTTAAACAGACGAATCGCCACGAAATGCGGATGTTCGCCCATGTCGAACCAGTGCGGCGTGCCGGCCGGCACCGAAATCAGGTCGTTTTTTTCGCAGAGCACGGCGTACACGTAATCGTCGATGTGCAGGGTAAACAAGCCACGCCCGGCGACGAAAAATCTGACTTCGTCTTCGCCATGTCGGTGCTCATCGAGAAACTTGGCGCGCAACTCGGCTTTCTGCGGATGGTCGCTGTTCAGGCTGATGACATCGACAGTGACGTAACCGCGCTCGGTCATCAGTTTGTCGATTTGTTCCTGATACGCAGCGATCACTTTTTCCTGACTGGCGCCGGGCTGGATTTTTGCGGCGGCTTGCCAGCGGTCGAAACGCACGCCTTGTTCGGCGAGGGTCGAAGCGATGTCTTCGAAATGGGTCAATACCTTGTTGGGTATTTCCGGGCTGGAGACGTGATAAACGGACAGGCTGCTCATGGGGCAATTCCTCGGTAGCGGCAGCGCCGTCCGGTTCTTGCAGACCGGTCGGGCGCGGCGTTTAAACAGGCAAACACGCTGCTTCTGGTGAAGTCAGCCTTGGCGGTTCAGGACGCTGCGGGTCTTCAACTCGCACTCGAACAAAAATTCAAAAGCTTCGATCTGCCGCAACGCGTCGCTCATGCGCGCGCCCCAGGTGTAAAGGCCGTGGCCACGGATCAGATAACCAACGCAATCGGGATGGGCGTCGAGCCAAGGCTGCACCTTGGCGGCGAGGCGCGCAATGTCTTGATCATTGTCGAAAATCGGCACGCGCACCAACGATTCGTGGGTCGAAATACCGCTGAAGGCTTTCTGCAATTCGTAGTCTTCGAACTCGATAAAATCTTCCGGCGTCAGGCGCGACAGCACCGTGGCGTTGACCGAATGCGTGTGCAACACCGCGCCGATCTCCGTGCGCCAGCTATACAGCTGCGTGTGCAACAAGGTTTCGGCGGACGGTTTTTTGCCCGGCTCCAGGCTATTGCCCGACAGGTCGGTGGCCAGCACATCGTCGATGCCGAGCTGGCCTTTGTGCTTGCCGGATACGGTCAGCAGCGCTTCGGTCGGCGACAGGCGCGTCGAGTAATTGCTGCTGGTGGCCGGCGACCAACCGCGTCCATAGAGAAAACGCCCGGCGTCGATGATTTCCAGGGCGAGGTGTTCACGGGTAAGGCTCATGGCCGGTCCTCTTGCATGCGTGTGGCAATGATAACGGCAGCGGCGAAGGCTGCGAGGCTGGCAATACTAAAGGTCAATGTTGCGCCGAGGGCATTCCAGCTGTAACCGGAATACAACGCGCCGAGCGCGCCGCCGGTGCCGGCCAACGCCGCGTATAACGCCTGGCCCTGACCTTGCTGGCGTGCGCCGAAACTACGTTGCACGAACTGGATGGCAGCAGCGTGAAAGCTGCCGAACGTTGCCGCGTGCAGCACTTGCGCGAACAGCAACACCCAGAGAAATTCGGCAAACGAACCTAGCAGCAACCAGCGCAGCGCCGCCAGCAGAAAACTCGCCATCAGCACCCGGCGCACCGAGAAGCGCGCGAGGATTTTGCTCATGGCCAGGAACATCAGCACTTCAGCGACCACGCCGACCGCCCAGAGCATGCCGATCACGCCGCGGCTATAACCGAGTCGCTCAAGGTGCAAAGTCAGAAAGGTGTAATACGGGCCGTGGCTCATCTGCATCAGCGCCACGCAGGCATAAAACGCCAATACGCCGGGGCTGCGCAATTGCTTGAGAAAACCCTGCCCCGCCACGCGTTCGCTGTGCAGCGGTTGCGCGTTCGGCACCCACACGCTGCTGACGACAATCCCGGCCATGATCAGCACCAGCGCAATCGGGTAGACGTCCAGGCTCAGCCATTCGAACACGCGCCCGAGCGCGACCACGGTGATGATGAAACCGATCGAGCCCCACAAGCGAATCTGGCTGTAACGCGAGGTCTGACCGTTCAAATGTGCGAGCGTGATCACTTCGAATTGCGGCAACACCGCGTGCCAGAAGAATGCGTGCAGCGCCATGACCATCGCCAGCCAGGCGTAGGTTTTGCTGACGAAGATCAGCGAGAACGTGAGCAACGTACAGACGGCGCCGAAACGCACGATGGCCAGGCGCCGGCCAGTGTAGTCGCCGAGCCAGCCCCAGATGTTAGGCGCGACGCAGCGCATCAACATCGGAATCGCCACCAGCTCGCCGATGCGCGCGCTGGAAAATCCGAGGTGATCGAAATACAGCGCCAGAAATGGCGCTGTCGAACCGAGCAAGGCGAAATAGAACAGGTAAAAACTGGACAGCCGCCAGTACGGGAGCGCCGCCATGGTCCTCAGACCAAAACGGCTTTGAGGTCAGCCATTACAGCTGACCCAACACCGGCGTGTTGACGCGCACATCGGCGTTTTGCCCACGATGACGCAGCAGGTGATCCATCAACACAATGGCCATCATCGCCTCGGCAATCGGCGTGGCGCGGATGCCGACGCACGGGTCGTGACGGCCCTTGGTGATGACATCGACCGGGTTGCCATTGACGTCAATCGAGCGGCCCGGCGTGGTAATGCTGGAGGTGGGCTTCAACGCCAGGTGCGCGACGATTGGCTGGCCGGAGGAGATCCCGCCGAGGATGCCGCCGGCATTGTTGCTGAGGAAACCGTCCGGGGTCATTTCGTCGCGGTGCTCGGTGCCGCGCTGGGCGACACTGGCGAAACCGGCGCCGATTTCCACGCCTTTGACCGCGTTGATGCTCATCAGCGCGTGGGCCAGTTCGGCGTCGAGGCGATCGAAGATCGGCTCGCCGAGGCCGGGCATCACGCCTTCGGCAACCACGGTGATTTTTGCACCGACCGAATCCTGGTCGCGGCGCAACTGGTCCATATAGGCTTCCAGTTCCGGCACTTTGTCCGGGTCGGGGCTGAAGAACGCGTTGTCTTCTACCGAATCCCAAGTCTTGAACGGGATTTCGATCGGGCCGAGCTGGCTCATGTAACCGCGAATGACGATGCCTTGGCTCGCCAGGTATTTCTTGGCAATCGCCCCCGCCGCCACGCGCATCGCGGTTTCCCGCGCCGAGCTGCGACCGCCGCCGCGGTAATCGCGTTCGCCGTACTTGTGGTGGTAGGTGTAGTCGGCGTGCGCCGGGCGGAACAGGTCTTTGATCGCCGAGTAGTCCTTGGACTTCTGGTCGGTGTTGCGGATCAACAGGCCAATCGCGCAACCGGTGGTGCGGCCTTCAAACACGCCGCTGAGGATTTCGACTTCGTCGGCTTCCTGGCGTTGCGTGGTGTGGCGGCTGGTGCCGGGCTTGCGCCGATCAAGGTCACGCTGCAGATCCTCCAGGGAAATCTCCAGCCCCGGCGGGCAGCCGTCGACAATGGCGACCAACGCCGGACCATGGCTTTCGCCAGCGGTGGTGACCGTGAACAGCTTGCCGTAGGTATTGCCGGACATGCGGGACGCTCCGTGAAATCGAACCTGAATACGTAATGCGCGCCAGTATACGCAGGCTACCCAAGTAGTTCATCCTCGAACCTTTCTAGCCTTAACCTTTCCACCCTTGAACCTTTCCACCCCTGAACCTTTCCACCTGCGAACCTTATTGGGTGCCCGCGAGTCCAACCGGCAACCTTGTTGATGATGGCGTGATGATGCTGCGA
The window above is part of the Pseudomonas prosekii genome. Proteins encoded here:
- a CDS encoding acetyl-CoA C-acetyltransferase, translating into MTQALIFDALRTPRGKGKADGALHSVKPVNLVAGLLTALQQRTSLDTSQVDDVVLGCVTPIGDQGSDIAKTATQVADWDVSVAGVQINRFCASGLEAVNLGAMKVRSGFEDLVVVGGVESMSRVPMGSDGGAWALDPATNLHSHFTPQGVGADLIATIEGFSRQDVDAYALHSQQKAARARADGSFNKSLVPVQDQNGIILLDHDEFIRAESTLEGLGKLKPSFEMMGQMGFDATALRVYSHIERINHVHTPGNSSGIVDGAALMLIGSEAKGRALGLQPRARIVATAVTSTDPTIMLTGPAPATRKALAKAGLRVEDIDLFEVNEAFASVVLKFIKDMAIDPDKVNVNGGSIAMGHPLGATGCAILGTLLDELETRRLRYGLATLCVGGGMGIATIIERL
- a CDS encoding c-type cytochrome, whose translation is MDGDHLRAFLLIGAMLFGTPLFAAQLNLQLGASTRTWQTEELLKHPQVQTINISNDVSYKRDMRYQAVPLAALLTGVKPEDHLQAVALDGFAAELAAAPLLNKHGAQAWLAIEDPGKPWPALSASKPSAGPFYLVWTDPQAGDISPEQWPFQVASIKRMAPVAERFPALLPDPALKADDPVNQGFALFQQNCLACHRLNGAGDAQFGPDLNIPYNPTEYFGVDFLKRYIRDPQSLRHWPQAKMPGFSEQVLPAADLDKLVAYLQHMAGRKTQP
- a CDS encoding ribonuclease E inhibitor RraB gives rise to the protein MSTAYQEDISTSVLRRMKEGGFDFSRFHPIEFYAIFPDEERARRAAVHFCGESLNAQVSVRDDGAWHLELSKVMHATYDGIGDFEQDFEAVVEPLGGIIEGWGVKQEVRGLLA
- the speE gene encoding polyamine aminopropyltransferase, which encodes MSTTKTSEYLETLYEGYGQRFRMEKLLHEVRTEHQHLVIFENPRMGRVMALDGVIQTTEADEFIYHEMLTHVPILAHGAAKRVLIIGGGDGGMLREVAKHGSVEHITMVEIDGTVVDMCKEFLPNHSKGAYDDPRLNLVIDDGMRFVATTTEKFDVIISDSTDPIGPGEVLFSENFYQACHRCLNEGGILVTQNGTPFMQLGEVQTTAGRLRSLFPDWHFYQAAVPTYIGGAMTFAWGATNTAYRKLSRETLQQRFAGSGIVTRYYNPEVHIGAFAMPQYVLNAINKPSND
- a CDS encoding PLDc N-terminal domain-containing protein yields the protein MGSTFNGLIGLIIFALDIWAIINVLKSGATTGMKIVWVLLILLLPVLGLIIWAIAGPRGNVRI
- a CDS encoding ankyrin repeat domain-containing protein codes for the protein MSDQSRQMTPEEAAEFAEQVFNKAREGDAAMMAALLTKGLPPNLRNHKGDTLLMLAAYHCHAETVKVLLEHKADPEIRNDNGQSPIAGAAYKGDLAVVKALVEGGAQVDGSSFDGRTALMMAAMFNRVEIVDYLISKGADPRAKDANGVTAIDAAKTMGAVDTMAQLEKLLA
- a CDS encoding long-chain-acyl-CoA synthetase → MRDTITWGMMLRKLPTIAKAIPRVVKGMKVANVKDPTQPCGLAWTFEQATLRNPDGLALLQNDVALTYAQVNQWANRIAHHLISQGIGKGDAVAIFIENRPELLVSILAVAKVGAISALLNTSQTRDALVHSLNLVAPVAIIVGEELVPAYSAVRQRVAIAETRTWFVADRETYGSPGISPDGFINLMEVSADAGDASRNHNPPSSQQVFCDDTCFYIYTSGTTGLPKAGVFKHGRWMRSSASFGLIALDMRPEDVVYCPLPLYHATGLCVCWGSAISGASAFAIRRKFSASQFWSDVRKYRATTLGYVGELCRYLVDQPPSADDNQHGVTKMIGNGLRPGAWQQFKTRFGVGHICELYAASDGNIGFSNILNFDNTIGFSLMNWELVAYDHDSGAPIRNAKGLMSKVAKGGQGLLLARIDDKAPLDGYTDPQKTEKVVLRDVFSKGDRYFNTGDLLRNIGFGHAQFVDRLGDTYRWKGENVSTTEVENILLLHPNISEAVAYGVEICNTNGRAGMAAITPAESLATLDFSELLSFLQAQMPAYAVPLFLRVKVKMETTGTFKYQKTRLKDEGFDPGKTADDPIYAWLPGSQTYVQVTTQVLADIYAGKYRY
- a CDS encoding DUF3509 domain-containing protein, which encodes MSLIQEKFNSLFSNFDVTTQARPDGGILLTLRSAEGKVFKRSISYQQLHAGDQLSWVISAIRRDLAEQASELPQISMLQSQQRFALPTYHSA
- the mtnC gene encoding acireductone synthase, whose amino-acid sequence is MPIKAILTDIEGTTSAVSFVFDVLFPYAAKHLPDFVRQNAGRADVAEQLDAVRRDSNEPQADVERVIEILLGWIAEDRKATPLKAIQGMVWEQGYQAGQLKGHVYPDAVDALKRWHQDGFQLFVYSSGSIQAQKLIFGCSEAGDLSPLFSGYFDTTSGPKREAQSYQRITQAIGVTAGEILFLSDIVEELDAARTAGMATCGLAREGGELAGHVTVDSFGKIDPCVF